One genomic region from Blastococcus sp. Marseille-P5729 encodes:
- the scpA gene encoding methylmalonyl-CoA mutase, protein MSIQSFADTPYDAAPDRHGSLQAQAANEWESPEGIVIKDVYTADDLDGLDALDTFPGLAPFIRGPYPTMYNSQPWTVRQYAGFSTAEESNAFYRRNLAAGQKGLSVAFDLATHRGYDSDNPRVFGDVGMAGVAIDSIYDMRQLFDGIPLDQMSVSMTMNGAVLPILALYVVAAEEQGVAPEQLTGTIQNDILKEFMVRNTYIYPPQPSMRIISDIFAYTAAKMPRFNSISISGYHIQEAGATQDLELAYTLADGLEYLRAGMDAGLDIDKFAPRLSFFWAIGMNYFMEVAKMRAARALWSRIVGQFDPKNPKSQSLRTHSQTSGWSLTAQDVFNNVARTCIEAMAASAGHTQSLHTNALDEALALPTDFSARIARNTQLLLQQEGGAGDIIDPWGGSYYVERLTQELAEKAWAHIQEVEEAGGMAKAIDAGIPKLRIEEAAARTQARIDSGKQVVVGVNTFVPSKDQDVEVLKIDNASVRAQQIAKLEKLRAERDDAEVQRTLEALTKAAGTKAKSTEMDSNLLALAIDAARAKATVGEISDALEKVFGRHTAVIRTISGVYRQEASGAKNLDAVLAATDRFAEEEGRRPRILVAKMGQDGHDRGQKVIVSAFADIGFDVDVGPLFATPEEVAQQAVDADVHIVGVSSLAAGHLTLVPALREALQKLGREDIMVVVGGVIPPADVPTLLEMGAAAVFPPGTVIADSALGLIENLAKQLGHEAA, encoded by the coding sequence GCGCCGTTCATCCGCGGCCCCTACCCCACGATGTACAACTCGCAGCCGTGGACCGTCCGGCAGTACGCCGGCTTCTCCACCGCCGAGGAGTCCAATGCCTTCTACCGGAGGAATCTGGCGGCCGGCCAGAAGGGCCTGTCGGTGGCGTTCGACCTCGCCACCCACCGCGGCTACGACTCGGACAATCCGCGGGTGTTCGGCGACGTCGGCATGGCCGGCGTGGCGATCGACTCGATCTACGACATGCGCCAGCTCTTCGACGGCATCCCGCTCGACCAGATGTCGGTGTCGATGACCATGAACGGCGCCGTCCTGCCGATCCTCGCGTTGTACGTCGTCGCGGCCGAGGAGCAGGGCGTGGCGCCGGAGCAGCTGACGGGCACCATCCAGAACGACATCCTCAAAGAGTTCATGGTGCGCAACACCTACATCTATCCGCCGCAGCCGTCGATGCGCATCATCAGCGACATCTTCGCCTACACCGCGGCCAAGATGCCGCGCTTCAACTCGATCTCGATCTCCGGCTACCACATCCAGGAGGCCGGGGCGACCCAGGACCTCGAGCTCGCCTACACCCTCGCCGACGGCCTCGAGTACCTGCGCGCCGGTATGGACGCCGGGCTCGACATCGACAAGTTCGCACCGCGCCTGTCGTTCTTCTGGGCGATCGGGATGAACTACTTCATGGAGGTCGCGAAGATGCGCGCGGCCCGTGCCCTCTGGTCGCGGATCGTCGGGCAGTTCGACCCCAAGAATCCTAAGTCGCAGTCGCTGCGCACCCATTCGCAGACCTCCGGCTGGTCGCTGACCGCGCAGGACGTCTTCAACAACGTCGCCCGCACCTGCATCGAGGCGATGGCGGCGTCGGCCGGACACACGCAGTCGCTGCACACCAACGCCCTGGACGAGGCGCTCGCGCTGCCGACCGACTTCTCCGCCCGGATCGCGCGCAACACCCAGCTGCTGCTGCAGCAGGAGGGCGGCGCCGGCGACATCATCGACCCGTGGGGTGGCTCGTACTACGTCGAGCGGCTCACCCAGGAGCTCGCGGAGAAGGCGTGGGCGCACATCCAGGAGGTCGAGGAGGCCGGCGGCATGGCCAAGGCCATCGACGCGGGCATTCCCAAGCTGCGCATCGAGGAGGCGGCTGCCCGCACCCAGGCCCGCATCGACTCCGGCAAGCAGGTCGTGGTCGGCGTCAACACCTTCGTACCGAGCAAGGACCAGGACGTCGAGGTCCTCAAGATCGACAACGCCAGCGTGCGCGCGCAGCAGATCGCCAAGCTGGAGAAACTGCGCGCGGAGCGGGACGACGCCGAGGTGCAGCGCACCCTCGAGGCCCTCACCAAGGCCGCCGGCACCAAGGCGAAGTCGACAGAGATGGACTCGAACCTGCTGGCGCTGGCGATTGACGCGGCCCGCGCGAAGGCGACCGTCGGCGAGATCAGCGACGCGCTGGAGAAGGTGTTCGGGCGGCACACCGCCGTCATCCGTACCATCTCGGGTGTGTACCGACAGGAAGCATCCGGGGCGAAGAACCTGGACGCCGTGCTGGCCGCGACCGACCGGTTCGCCGAGGAAGAGGGACGCCGTCCGCGCATCCTGGTCGCCAAGATGGGCCAGGACGGCCACGACCGCGGCCAGAAGGTGATCGTGTCGGCCTTTGCCGACATAGGCTTCGACGTCGATGTCGGCCCGCTGTTCGCCACGCCCGAGGAGGTCGCCCAGCAGGCGGTCGACGCCGACGTGCACATCGTCGGGGTGTCCTCCCTCGCCGCCGGCCACCTGACCCTGGTGCCGGCGCTGCGGGAGGCGCTGCAGAAGCTCGGCCGCGAGGACATCATGGTCGTGGTCGGCGGTGTCATCCCACCGGCCGATGTCCCGACGCTGCTGGAGATGGGCGCGGCCGCGGTCTTCCCGCCCGGCACCGTCATTGCCGACAGCGCTCTCGGCCTGATTGAGAACCTGGCCAAGCAGCTCGGCCACGAAGCGGCCTGA
- the meaB gene encoding methylmalonyl Co-A mutase-associated GTPase MeaB — MAHWRHDPEAVAQSVSQGDRSAIAQSITAIESTNPKHRPLARRLLDALRTPDEPTIRVGISGVPGVGKSTFIESFGRMLTDDGHRVGVLAVDPSSMRTGGSVLGDKTRMPELSVNPNAFVRPSPSSGTLGGVAKSTSQAMRILEAAGYDVILVETVGVGQSETTVATMVDTFLFLGLARTGDQLQGIKKGVLEIADIVAINKADGEHERAAKAAARELQAALRMVYTGHDGWVPPVLTCSGLTGLRIDEVWEAIGRHRDDLGEAGLLAKRHQQEWELTWKLVRAELEDRLARNKAVRALRNDLKRQVFDGDIAAAEAADEILRAFDR; from the coding sequence ATGGCCCACTGGCGCCATGATCCCGAAGCGGTCGCCCAGTCGGTAAGCCAGGGCGACCGCTCGGCCATCGCCCAGTCGATCACCGCGATCGAGTCGACCAACCCCAAGCACCGTCCGCTCGCGCGACGACTGCTCGACGCGCTGAGGACGCCCGATGAGCCGACGATCCGGGTCGGGATCTCCGGCGTTCCAGGCGTCGGCAAGTCGACGTTCATCGAGAGCTTCGGACGGATGCTCACCGACGATGGCCACCGCGTCGGCGTCCTGGCCGTCGACCCGTCCAGCATGCGCACCGGCGGGTCGGTGCTGGGCGACAAAACCCGGATGCCCGAGCTCTCGGTGAACCCGAACGCCTTCGTGCGCCCCTCCCCCTCCTCCGGCACGCTTGGCGGAGTCGCCAAGTCGACCTCGCAGGCGATGCGGATCCTCGAGGCCGCCGGGTACGACGTGATCCTGGTCGAGACCGTCGGGGTCGGGCAGTCCGAGACGACGGTGGCGACCATGGTCGACACCTTCTTGTTCCTTGGCCTCGCCCGCACCGGCGACCAGCTGCAGGGCATCAAGAAGGGCGTGCTGGAGATCGCTGACATCGTGGCGATCAACAAGGCGGACGGCGAGCACGAGCGCGCAGCCAAGGCCGCCGCGCGAGAGCTGCAGGCCGCGCTGCGCATGGTCTACACCGGCCACGACGGCTGGGTCCCACCCGTGCTCACCTGCTCCGGTCTGACCGGCCTGCGCATCGACGAGGTGTGGGAGGCGATCGGTCGGCATCGCGACGATCTCGGCGAAGCAGGTCTGCTGGCCAAGCGCCACCAGCAAGAGTGGGAACTGACCTGGAAGTTGGTCCGCGCCGAGCTCGAGGACCGGCTGGCCCGCAACAAGGCGGTGCGCGCGCTCCGGAACGACCTCAAGCGGCAGGTGTTCGACGGCGATATCGCCGCGGCCGAGGCGGCCGACGAGATCCTGCGCGCCTTCGACCGCTAG
- a CDS encoding circularly permuted type 2 ATP-grasp protein: protein MASKTTGDLFEGYRRGGRSQGQAWDEMFDVHGKPRPEYREILVALDQMTQTEFRERTDALASSYLAQGITFDFAGEEAPMPLDAVPRIISPPEWGYLESGVAQRVRVLEAFLEDIYGPGRCIKDGVIPAKLISSSAHYHRQAADIEPPNGVRVVVAGIDVIRDEAGLWRVLEDNVRVPSGVSYVISNRRVMGQTLPELFFKMTVRAVGDYPHRLLAALRASAPNGVDDPTVVVLTPGVYNSAYYEHTLLARLMGVELVEGRDLFCTGGRVYMHTTAGPQRVDVIYRRVDDEFLDPLQFRPDSVLGAPGLVEAARRGNVTLANAIGNGVADDKLVYTYMPDLMDYFLGEKPILPNVDTWRLEEPGALEEVLDRLHELAVKPVDGSGGKGLVIGPHATKDELEELRKTLLRDPRGWIAQPVVQLSTIPTLVDEGIRPRHADLRPFAVNDGTDIWVLPGGLTRVALPEGRLVVNSSQGGGTKDTWVLGRHADEVEQKEALETALEPEDRAVSEEPVDDELSEERPAVQEEDLKPLVIHPAATGRFDADESEQEQQQQQQQQQQARVEGGSSC, encoded by the coding sequence ATGGCTTCGAAGACGACAGGAGACCTGTTCGAGGGCTATCGGCGCGGTGGCCGCAGCCAAGGACAGGCGTGGGACGAGATGTTCGACGTCCACGGCAAGCCACGTCCGGAATACCGCGAGATCCTGGTCGCTCTCGATCAGATGACGCAGACCGAGTTCCGCGAGCGCACCGATGCGCTCGCGAGTTCCTATCTGGCCCAGGGCATCACTTTCGACTTCGCTGGCGAGGAAGCCCCGATGCCGCTGGATGCGGTCCCCCGGATCATCTCGCCCCCCGAGTGGGGCTACCTCGAATCGGGCGTCGCGCAGCGAGTGCGGGTCCTGGAGGCGTTCCTGGAGGACATCTACGGTCCTGGCCGGTGCATCAAGGACGGCGTCATCCCTGCGAAGCTGATCAGCAGCTCGGCCCACTATCATCGCCAGGCCGCCGACATCGAGCCACCGAACGGCGTCCGCGTGGTGGTCGCCGGCATCGACGTCATCCGTGACGAAGCTGGCCTGTGGCGCGTCCTCGAGGACAACGTACGGGTGCCCTCCGGGGTCTCGTACGTGATCTCCAACCGCAGGGTCATGGGCCAGACCCTGCCAGAGCTGTTCTTCAAGATGACGGTGCGGGCGGTGGGCGACTATCCGCACCGGCTGCTCGCGGCACTGCGGGCCAGCGCCCCTAATGGCGTCGACGATCCCACCGTCGTCGTGCTCACCCCCGGCGTCTACAACTCCGCGTACTACGAGCACACCCTGCTGGCACGGTTGATGGGCGTCGAGCTGGTAGAGGGTCGCGACCTGTTCTGCACCGGCGGCCGGGTCTACATGCACACCACGGCGGGCCCCCAGCGCGTCGACGTCATCTACCGGCGGGTGGACGACGAGTTCCTCGACCCGCTGCAGTTCCGCCCCGACTCGGTGCTCGGCGCGCCCGGCCTGGTCGAGGCGGCGCGACGCGGCAACGTCACGCTCGCCAACGCGATCGGCAACGGTGTCGCCGACGACAAGCTGGTCTACACCTATATGCCCGATCTGATGGACTACTTCCTCGGCGAGAAGCCGATCCTGCCGAACGTCGACACATGGCGCCTCGAGGAGCCGGGCGCCCTCGAGGAGGTCCTCGACCGCCTCCACGAGCTCGCGGTCAAGCCGGTGGACGGGTCCGGGGGTAAGGGGCTGGTGATCGGCCCGCACGCGACCAAGGACGAGCTCGAGGAGCTACGCAAGACACTGCTGCGCGACCCGCGCGGCTGGATCGCGCAGCCCGTCGTCCAACTGTCGACGATCCCGACCCTCGTCGACGAGGGCATCCGTCCACGGCATGCCGACCTGCGCCCGTTCGCCGTCAACGACGGAACCGACATCTGGGTGCTGCCAGGCGGCCTGACCCGCGTGGCGCTGCCCGAAGGCCGGCTCGTCGTGAACTCCAGCCAGGGCGGCGGCACCAAGGACACCTGGGTACTGGGACGGCACGCCGACGAGGTCGAGCAAAAGGAAGCACTCGAGACCGCGCTCGAGCCAGAGGACCGCGCAGTTTCGGAGGAGCCGGTCGACGACGAGCTGTCCGAGGAGCGGCCCGCCGTCCAGGAGGAGGACCTCAAGCCGCTGGTGATCCATCCGGCGGCCACCGGCCGCTTCGACGCCGACGAGAGCGAGCAGGAACAACAGCAGCAGCAACAACAGCAACAGCAGGCCCGCGTCGAGGGAGGTAGCTCGTGCTGA
- a CDS encoding alpha-E domain-containing protein has protein sequence MLSRIAESLFWIGRYIERADSTARILDIHLQLLLEDSGVSEDQACRSLMVVLGSPVEDDMLVTGQHVIDKLTLDANHPGSIAHSLLSARENARRAREIIASDVWECMNTTQMRMPRRLSAEQSHKHYGWVRDRTAMTIGMIESATSRDETWQFFTLGRSLERADMTARMVATRMLPTRPSWTTILWSCGAYEAYLRTYRGAPKTSSAAEFLILDRLFPRSALYSLRLAEDCLRRIDPTVERAGVNDPAARQVGNLRNRLEYLETDELVNNLHDYVDQIQTAAATISEAIQRRYFQSYAPEWTGDRA, from the coding sequence GTGCTGAGCCGGATCGCCGAGTCGCTGTTCTGGATCGGCCGCTACATCGAGCGGGCCGACTCCACGGCCCGGATCCTGGACATCCACCTGCAGCTGCTGCTGGAGGACAGCGGTGTCTCCGAGGACCAGGCCTGCCGATCGCTGATGGTCGTGCTCGGCAGCCCGGTCGAGGACGACATGCTCGTGACCGGGCAGCACGTGATCGACAAGCTCACGCTCGACGCGAACCATCCGGGATCGATCGCGCACTCCCTGCTGTCCGCTCGCGAGAACGCGCGGCGGGCCCGCGAGATCATCGCCAGCGACGTCTGGGAGTGCATGAACACCACCCAGATGCGCATGCCGCGCCGGCTGTCGGCCGAGCAGTCGCACAAGCACTACGGGTGGGTCCGCGACCGTACAGCGATGACGATCGGGATGATCGAGTCTGCCACGAGCCGCGATGAGACCTGGCAGTTTTTCACGCTCGGCCGTTCGCTGGAGCGGGCCGACATGACTGCGCGGATGGTCGCGACCCGAATGCTGCCGACTCGGCCGTCGTGGACGACGATCCTGTGGTCCTGTGGCGCGTACGAGGCTTATCTGCGCACCTATCGCGGCGCGCCGAAGACGTCGTCCGCCGCGGAGTTCCTAATTCTCGACCGGCTGTTTCCCCGCTCCGCGCTGTACTCGCTGCGGCTGGCCGAGGACTGCCTGCGCCGGATCGACCCGACGGTCGAACGCGCCGGGGTCAACGACCCCGCGGCACGCCAGGTCGGCAACCTCCGCAACCGGCTGGAGTACCTGGAGACCGACGAGCTCGTGAACAACCTGCACGACTACGTCGATCAGATCCAGACCGCCGCCGCCACGATCTCCGAGGCGATCCAACGGCGGTACTTCCAGAGCTACGCACCGGAGTGGACGGGAGATCGCGCATGA
- a CDS encoding transglutaminase family protein, whose amino-acid sequence MRRLRIKHQTGFHYPAVVSASYNEARMQPMDTQRQYLLHSRIEINPLTSRDSFIDYWGTRVTAFEILEQHEELTLSAESLIEIQPREHDPGDLTWEDLDGIGDRSVELSDQLFATVHTTPTEPIVTLAEEVRARAATPALAAREICDAIADEIEYVRGATHVASTAAEVWEHKKGVCQDIAHVAVSALRSIGIPARYVSGYVQPTSSFEVGQELSGESHAWIEWYAGDWTGYDPTNSLEINDSHVIVGRGRDYADVAPLRGIYAGKPGADLFVEVSMTREI is encoded by the coding sequence ATGAGGCGGCTACGAATCAAGCACCAGACCGGCTTCCACTACCCCGCCGTGGTGAGCGCGTCGTACAACGAGGCGCGGATGCAGCCGATGGACACCCAGCGGCAGTACCTGCTGCACTCGCGGATCGAGATCAATCCGCTGACCTCTCGCGACTCGTTCATCGACTACTGGGGCACCCGCGTGACGGCATTCGAGATCCTGGAGCAGCACGAGGAGCTCACCCTCTCCGCCGAGAGCCTGATCGAGATCCAGCCACGCGAGCACGACCCGGGCGACCTGACGTGGGAGGACCTGGACGGCATCGGCGATCGGTCGGTGGAGCTGTCCGACCAGCTGTTCGCGACCGTGCACACCACACCGACCGAGCCGATCGTCACCCTGGCCGAGGAGGTGCGAGCACGGGCGGCCACTCCTGCCCTTGCTGCCCGTGAGATCTGCGACGCGATCGCCGACGAGATCGAGTACGTCCGTGGCGCCACCCATGTCGCCTCCACCGCTGCTGAGGTTTGGGAGCACAAGAAGGGCGTCTGCCAGGACATCGCCCACGTCGCGGTCTCGGCTCTGCGCTCGATCGGGATTCCGGCTCGCTATGTATCGGGCTACGTGCAACCGACCTCGTCGTTCGAGGTCGGTCAGGAGCTCTCCGGCGAGTCCCACGCGTGGATCGAGTGGTACGCTGGCGACTGGACGGGATACGACCCCACCAACTCGCTGGAGATCAACGACTCGCACGTCATCGTCGGACGTGGCCGCGACTACGCGGACGTGGCACCGCTACGCGGAATCTACGCAGGAAAGCCTGGCGCGGACCTCTTCGTCGAGGTCTCGATGACCCGGGAGATCTAG
- a CDS encoding TetR/AcrR family transcriptional regulator, translated as MPRPSSPLISREIAVTTSLKIIADDGFDGFSLPRLAQALGVRAPSLYHHFNDKAELLTEVAKHVLASIPVPEYDENEHVFEWLVTLCCSARSTILSHRKAADVVLRYLPRESLLEMQERIAEYLDADDVPTDRQVLIIDGLQRIIFGGTAAEAQFPAAPRTRVIPGVTARKQPYLKAALAANPYGQAELFEESVRCFLAAALEPAA; from the coding sequence ATGCCACGTCCGTCGTCCCCTCTCATCAGCCGCGAGATCGCCGTCACCACCAGCCTGAAGATCATCGCGGATGACGGGTTCGACGGGTTCAGCCTGCCGCGGCTGGCGCAGGCGCTCGGCGTCCGCGCTCCGTCGCTCTACCATCACTTTAACGACAAGGCAGAGCTGCTTACCGAGGTCGCGAAGCACGTCCTGGCGTCGATCCCGGTCCCCGAGTACGACGAGAACGAGCACGTGTTCGAATGGCTCGTCACGCTGTGCTGCAGCGCCAGAAGCACTATTCTGAGTCATCGCAAGGCCGCCGACGTCGTCCTTCGCTATCTGCCTCGTGAGTCGCTGCTGGAGATGCAGGAGCGTATCGCCGAGTACCTGGACGCGGACGACGTGCCCACCGATCGGCAGGTCCTCATCATCGACGGGCTACAGCGGATCATCTTCGGCGGCACTGCTGCTGAAGCCCAGTTTCCGGCCGCACCTCGCACCCGCGTCATCCCGGGGGTCACGGCCCGCAAGCAGCCGTACTTGAAGGCGGCACTTGCCGCCAACCCGTATGGTCAGGCCGAGCTGTTCGAGGAGTCCGTACGCTGCTTCCTGGCGGCCGCCCTCGAGCCGGCAGCCTGA
- a CDS encoding NUDIX domain-containing protein — translation MARFEPRRPHGPRDPNDGWATGPRGRFWGRGGAAGLLAHDPTRGILLQHRVAWSDQGGTWGLPGGARHVGESAIDGALREAREEAGVPDGGMSLRFTFTFDVGYWSYTTVAVNVDEPFEAQITDPESVELRWVALDEVDDLPLHPGFGNAWPSMHQRLLRPTVLVVDAANVIGSRPDGWWHDRSGAAEQLLGRLTGLLDVGVPGHWFGSDDSWRLWPTLSVVLEGQAKQATIPGETTISVVRAERDGDSAIVDHVARLGEQDVAVVTADRDLRARVQRHGARTIGPATLHRALEDQPGRSGDEDR, via the coding sequence ATGGCGAGATTCGAACCGCGGCGACCGCATGGTCCCCGGGATCCCAATGACGGCTGGGCGACTGGTCCGCGGGGGCGATTCTGGGGGCGCGGTGGCGCAGCCGGCCTGCTCGCGCATGATCCAACGCGGGGAATCCTGCTGCAACACCGGGTCGCCTGGAGCGATCAAGGCGGAACCTGGGGTCTCCCAGGCGGAGCGAGGCACGTTGGCGAAAGCGCTATCGACGGCGCTCTGCGCGAGGCACGTGAGGAAGCCGGTGTGCCGGACGGCGGGATGAGCCTGCGGTTCACCTTCACCTTCGACGTCGGCTATTGGAGCTATACGACGGTCGCCGTGAACGTCGACGAGCCGTTCGAGGCCCAGATCACCGATCCCGAGAGCGTAGAACTCCGTTGGGTCGCCCTCGACGAGGTCGACGATCTACCCCTCCACCCCGGATTCGGCAACGCCTGGCCATCGATGCACCAGCGGCTCTTGCGACCCACGGTCCTGGTCGTGGACGCCGCCAACGTCATCGGTTCGCGTCCTGACGGCTGGTGGCACGACCGCTCCGGGGCTGCAGAGCAGCTCCTTGGCCGACTCACCGGACTGCTGGACGTCGGCGTCCCCGGCCACTGGTTCGGCTCCGACGATTCATGGCGTCTCTGGCCGACACTCAGCGTCGTCCTCGAAGGCCAGGCAAAGCAGGCAACGATCCCCGGCGAGACAACCATCTCGGTCGTCCGTGCCGAGCGGGACGGCGACAGCGCGATCGTCGATCACGTGGCCCGACTCGGTGAGCAGGACGTGGCGGTGGTAACCGCCGACCGCGACCTCCGAGCCCGTGTGCAGCGCCACGGCGCCCGAACCATCGGGCCCGCCACGCTGCACCGCGCCCTCGAGGACCAGCCGGGCAGGTCTGGGGACGAGGACCGGTAG
- a CDS encoding HNH endonuclease signature motif containing protein: MDLRQDGEVAVTLADDVRPIESLRAALECLGSLAGADADGRLAQVSDAGLIDLLQAYRQLRAVLAAGEARVQVAFDASQRAAAEQRGVPRAERGRGIADQIALARGVSAHRAANDLALAKGLVGELPQTMGRLACGAVSEGVALAVAKETVCLMPQDRAIVDERLAPRLAAGTSARRAAAIARAEAARVDAASVTRRIAMAHKDRTVTTRPAPDAMLYLTGLLPVKEGVAAYASLAKHADAQKAAGDPRSRGQIMADELFARLTGISDADLVPVEIQLVMPAEALLEPDPSTQPTADIEPAVPGEYVAPYGAAMSPAPWPFGTRTPPRSPEPTEPAEPVGRCGELPGRIGEHVIPAPLARQIALITDEKARRWIRRVFTDPVSGQVRQVDERRRSFTGALRHAIQVRDQACRVCGAPIRDIDHINPHAAGGATSWLNGQGLCRRCNQTKTLPGWRTGAFEVDGAHVTVIRTPTGHRYTSHPPPPLLITPDRPRAETVATSGERARGSAPPGIEQRLAKAIDAIRPPGPDQSRLSS, encoded by the coding sequence ATGGATCTCAGGCAGGACGGCGAAGTAGCGGTCACGCTCGCGGACGATGTGCGTCCGATCGAGTCGCTGCGCGCTGCCCTGGAGTGTCTGGGATCGCTGGCCGGCGCGGACGCCGATGGGCGACTTGCTCAGGTGAGTGATGCCGGGTTGATCGACCTGCTACAGGCCTACCGGCAACTGCGGGCGGTGCTCGCTGCCGGTGAGGCACGCGTCCAGGTCGCGTTCGATGCTTCCCAGCGTGCCGCGGCCGAGCAGCGCGGGGTGCCGAGGGCCGAGCGCGGGAGGGGGATCGCTGATCAGATCGCGCTGGCGCGTGGGGTGAGTGCGCACCGCGCCGCGAACGACCTGGCTCTTGCCAAGGGTCTGGTGGGCGAGCTGCCCCAGACCATGGGCCGGTTAGCGTGCGGCGCGGTCAGTGAGGGTGTGGCGCTGGCGGTGGCGAAGGAAACGGTGTGCCTGATGCCGCAGGACCGCGCGATCGTCGACGAACGCCTCGCGCCCAGGCTGGCCGCGGGCACGAGTGCTCGCCGCGCCGCGGCAATCGCTCGCGCTGAGGCCGCCCGAGTGGATGCCGCGTCGGTAACGCGGCGGATCGCGATGGCGCACAAGGACCGCACCGTGACCACCCGCCCGGCACCGGATGCGATGCTGTACCTGACCGGCTTGTTGCCGGTGAAGGAGGGCGTGGCGGCCTACGCCTCCCTCGCGAAGCACGCGGACGCGCAGAAAGCGGCCGGCGACCCCCGCTCACGCGGGCAGATCATGGCCGACGAGTTATTCGCCCGCCTCACCGGGATCAGTGATGCCGACCTGGTCCCGGTCGAGATCCAGCTGGTGATGCCCGCCGAAGCCCTTCTCGAGCCTGACCCCAGCACCCAGCCCACCGCGGACATCGAGCCCGCGGTGCCGGGTGAGTACGTCGCGCCGTACGGCGCGGCGATGAGTCCGGCGCCCTGGCCGTTCGGCACCCGGACACCACCCCGCAGCCCCGAACCGACAGAACCGGCGGAGCCGGTGGGTAGGTGCGGGGAGCTGCCGGGACGAATCGGGGAGCACGTCATCCCCGCGCCCCTGGCCCGCCAGATCGCGCTGATCACCGACGAGAAGGCCAGGCGGTGGATCCGCCGCGTGTTCACCGACCCGGTCTCCGGTCAGGTCCGCCAGGTCGACGAACGCCGCCGCTCCTTCACCGGAGCACTGCGGCACGCCATCCAGGTCCGCGACCAGGCCTGCCGCGTCTGCGGCGCCCCGATCCGCGACATCGACCACATCAATCCCCATGCCGCCGGTGGCGCCACGAGCTGGCTCAACGGGCAGGGGCTATGCCGGCGCTGCAACCAGACCAAGACCCTGCCCGGATGGAGAACCGGCGCCTTCGAGGTCGACGGAGCACACGTCACCGTCATCCGGACCCCGACCGGGCACCGCTACACCAGCCACCCACCCCCACCGCTCCTCATCACACCCGACCGGCCGAGAGCCGAGACAGTCGCCACGAGCGGTGAACGTGCCCGAGGGTCCGCACCGCCCGGCATCGAACAGCGACTCGCGAAAGCCATCGACGCCATTCGGCCGCCCGGGCCTGACCAGAGCCGCCTAAGCAGCTGA